The following is a genomic window from Variovorax paradoxus.
CGCCGAAGAAGGTGTTCTTCGCAGCCTCTTCGTCGGTGTGGAAAGGCTGCGGGTCGAACTGAAGCGCAAACGCCTTGATCTGCGCTTCGTCCAGCGTGTGCTCACCGCTCTGGAAACGGTCGCCGACCGACAGGTCTTCGAGGTACAGCGCGCGTTCGGCGCCGGTGTGGTCAGGGAGTGCCGCCATGAGGGTTCCTTGTAGTGCCTGCGCGCATTCTCCAACCTTCAGACGCGTTCGAGGATGGTGGCAATACCCTGCCCGCCGCCGATGCATTGCGTGGCCAGCGCGTAGCGGCCCTTCTCGCGCGCCAGCAGGGCAGCGGCCTTGCCGGTGATACGCGCGCCAGTCGCGCCAAGCGGATGGCCAATGGCCAGGCCGCCGCCGTCGAGATTGACCTTGGCCGGATCGAGCCCCAGGTCTCGAATGCAGGCCAGCGCCTGCGACGAGAAGGCTTCGTTGAGTTCGATCACGTCGAGCTCGGCGGCCGAGAGGCCCGCGCGGGCCAGTGCCTTGCGCGTTGCGGGGATCGGGCCGATGCCCATGATCGCCGGATCCACGCCCACGGTCGCAAAAGACTTGATGCGGGCAAGCGGCTGCAGGTTGTGCCTGGAGGCAAAGGCATCGCTGGTCACGAGAACGACCGCGGCCCCGTCGGTAAGCGGCGACGAGGTGCCGGCGGTTACCACGCCATCGGGGCGGAACGCCGGCTTCAGGCCTGCCAGCGCCTCGGCGGAGGTGCTCGGCCGAATGCAGCCGTCCGCATCGATCACGTCGCCGGATGCCAGCCGCACCGGCACGATCTCTCCTGCCAGGCGGCCCTCAGCGCGCGCGGCCGCGGCCTTGCGGTGCGACTCGACCGCAAAGGCTTCCTGGTCGGCACGGCTCACGTTCCAGCGCTGCGCAACGTTCTCGGCCGTCTCACCCATCGAGATATAGGCGTCGGTGCTTTCCTTCAGTTCCGGATTGGGCGAAAAGTTGAAGCCGCCCTGCGGCACCATCGTCATCGACTCCACGCCAACGCACAGAAAGGCTTCGCCCATGCCCGCTTCGATCTGCGCCGCGGCAATGTGCACCGCCTGCATCGACGAGCCGCAGAAGCGGTTCACCGTCATGCCGCCCACCTCGTGCGGCAGCCCCGCGAGGAGCCCGACGACGCGCGCCAGGTTGTTGCCCTGCGAGGCCTCCGGGTAGGCGCAGCCGAGCACGATGTCTTCGAGCAGCGCCGGGTCGAGGTCGGTGCGCTGCAGCAGGCCGCGCACCACGCCGGCGGCCAGCGAGTCGGGACGAACCTCTGCAAGCGCGCCCTTCTTCGCAAAGTGGAACGGCGAGCGGGCGTAGGCGGAAATGACTGCTTTCATGAAGGTGCTCCTTATGGCATGCCTACCATCCAATCGGTAGGCAACAGGTTCAAAAAATAAGCACGTCGATGCGTGCCTGCGATCCGCCCGGCGTCAACCGGGCAATGAACTCCTGAGCTGCGCGATGGCTTCGTCGAAGTCTTCGACGCGGCCCGTCATGCGCGACGCGAGCAGCGCGCCCTGGCACACCGAGAACACATAAGACGCCAGCGAGGCCGCCGATGCGCCCTTCTTGTGCCCGGCCGGCGCCAGCGCGCCGAGCACGCCGGTGAGCCACAGCACCTGCGTGTTGCGCAACTCCTGCACGGCCTGGCGCAGCTCCTCATTGATGCAGTCCCAGCCGGGCGTCAGCGCTCCTGCGGGACACATGCCCGAACCCGCCTTGAGCGTGTTGCGGTACATGCGGAAATACGATTCGAGTGCGTCTTTCGGCGCCCGCACCCTTGCGGCTTCCCAATTCTTGAAGAGCTGGGTGGCTTCGCGGATCACCGCAATGCCCAGCGCTTCCTTGGTGGGAAAGTGGTGGTAGAGGCTCGCCTTGCGAATGCCGATTGCATCGGCCACGTCCTGGAAGCTGAATCCCAGGTAGGAGCGCGTTTCGATCAGCGAGCGCGCCACCGCGAGGATCTGCTCGCGGGTGCTGCCGGTGGCAAGGGCTGTGGCGCTGGACATCTACCTACTATAAGGTAGGGAACAACGGGCCTGCAAGCGTCGGGGTCAATCGGCCTTGATGTTCGCCGCCTTGATGATCCGGCCGTTGCTCTCGAACTCCGAGGCAATTTCCTTTGCAAAGGCGGCAGGGGTGCCGCCGGTGGGCACGTTGTCGGTGGCGGTGAGCTTGGCGCGCAGCTCGGGGCTGGCCAGCGCCTTGTTGATCTCGGCGTTGTATTTCGCGATCAGCGCGGGCGGCGTTGCGGCGGGCGCGAACACGCCGAACAGCGAGTTGATGTTTGCGGCGTTGTAGCCCAGTTCGCCCAGCGTAGGCACCTGCGGCAAGCTCTCGAGCCGCGCGGGTGCGCCCACCGCCAGCGGCCGCAGCTTGCCCGACTGGATGTGCGAGGAGAGCGTGGGGCTCGCGTTGGTCGACAGAATCTCGAACTGCCCGCCCAGCGCATCGTTGAGCTGCTGGCCGCCGCCCTTGTAGGGCACGTGCGTGATGTCCACGCCCGCGCTGGCCCTCACCTGCTCCAGCACGATGTGGCCGAGCGATGCCGGCCCCGAGGTAGCCCAGCGCACCGCGCCCGGCTGCGCCTTGGCATCGGCAATGAGCGCACGGAAATCCTTCGACTTGCTGGCCGGCGTGGCGATGAGCAGCACCGGCGAATACATCACGCTCGAAACCGGCGCGATGTCCTTCAGCGGATCGAAGGGCAGCTTGCCCAGGTGCGGGCTCAGCACCAGCGGGCTGATCGCCGAGAAGCCCAGCGTTGCGCCGTCGGGCGCGGACTTGGCTACCGCATCCATGCCAATGGCGCCGCTCGCGCCGGCGCGGTTGTCAACGACCACGGTGGTGCCCAATTGCGCGGCGAGCCTGTCGCCGAGCGCGCGCGCAACCACGTCGCTCACTCCGCCGGCGGGGTACGACACGATGAGGCGAATGGTCTTGGGAACGGTTTGTGCCTGCGCGGCGGCTGAAGCGCAGAGAGCGGCGGCGAGCAGCCACGAAGGCTTGAGTGACGAGAAATGCATGTCGGTCAGGGTAACGGTCAGGTCGCGGGAAAGAAATTCAGTCGAGTTGCAGCTTGCGCTCACGGATGAGCTTGGACCACTTCTCATTGTCGGCCTTGACGAAAGCCGCGAACTCGGCGGGCCCGAGCGGATGCACCTCGGCGCCCGCGGTCGCGAACTTGGCCTTGACCTCGGGCTGAGCCAGCACGCGGGCCAGTTCACTCGAAAGCCGCTCGACCACGTCCTTGGGCATGTTGGCCGGCCCTACCAGGCCCTGGAAGCCGACGGACTCCATGCCTGCAAGACCCAGTTCCTTCACCGTCGGCACGTCGGGCAATTGCGGATCGCGCACCGGCCCGGTCACCGCCAATGCCTTGAGCTTGCCGCCCTTTACCTGCGGCAGCAGCACGCTGCCCGCGTCGATGAGGATCTGCGTCTGCCCGCCGAGCAGGTCTTGCACCGCGGGTGCGCTGCCTTTGTAGGGCACATGGGTCATGTCCAGGCCGGTTACCTGGTTCATGAGCTCGCCGTTCAGGTGCGTCGAGGTGCCATTGCCGCCCGAGGCAAAGTTGACCTTGCCCGGCTGCCCCTTGGCCCAGGCGACAAAGTCCTTGAGGTTCTTTGCCGGATGGTCCGGCCGCGTCACCGCGATGTAGCTGCCTTGGCTGATCTGGCCGATATAGGTGAACTGCTTGATCGGGTCGTACGGCGGCTTGCTCTGCAGGTACGGCGCAATGGCGAAGGGGCCGGTGTTGGCCAGCAGCAGCGTGTAGCCGTCGGCCGGCTGGCGCGTGAGCTCGGTGGCTGCGATCATGCCGCTCGCGCCGGGCTTGTAGTCGACCACCAATTGCTGCTTGAGGGCCTCTAGCAGCGGCACCTGCACCGTGCGCGCCGCAAAGTCGATGCCGCCGCCGGGCGGATAGCCCACGATCAGCCGGATGGGCTTGGCGGTCGGAAAGGCTTGCGCAGCGGCAAGGCCGGCCGCTGCGGCCAGCGCCAGCCCGGCGCAGAGTTTGTTCTTGAAGTTCATGGTTCTGTCTCCTCGGATGAATCAGCAATTCTGAAGCAGCCGCGCCAACGTCGTCGCGTTGCCAACGGCCTCGCCGCCCGCCGTGTTGTCGAAGATGCACCAGCACTCCGCACCCTCGCCCTGCGCCAGCCGGAGCCGCGACGCAAGCCGCTCGAGCAGCGCGTCGTCGTAGGCAGACCAGTAGCGCCGCGGCGATCCATGCAGCCGCAGGTAGACGAGCCCGGGCCATCCGCCCGGCGCGGCCGCCTCGTCGAACAGCACCGGGTCGGCCAGCACGCGTGCGACGTGCAGGCGCGACAGCAGCGACTCGGCCTCGGGGGCGAACCAGCTGCGATGCCGAGGCTCGAGCGCAACCGGTCCCCCGTGGCGGCGCCGCAGCGCCGAGAGAAAGCGCTTCACCGTACCGGCATCGAATGCCAGGCTGGGCGGAAGCTGCACGACGAGGCAGCCCAGCTTGGCGCGGAGGCCGTCGACCTGCGCAATGAACGCCTCGAATTCGGGCATCGCATCGAGCAGCCGCTTTTCGTGCGTAATGGATTGCGGCAACTTGACCGCGAAGCGAAACCCGTCGGGCGTGCTCGCAGCCCATCGCTCGTAGGTTTCGCGCCGGTGCGGCCGATAGAACGATGTGTCGATTTCCGCCGCGTCGAAGCGCTGTGCATAGCGCTCCAGGTGCGAGCCCTCGGACGGAAAATTCGGCCACAGGCCGCGCGGAAGGCTCCAGCCCGCGCAACCTATGCGCAGCGACGGCAGTGGCATCGTGCGGTTCATTCGGCCCGCCCCTCAGCCCCGTGGATGATGCTGGGAATGCAACTGCTTGAGCCGCTCGCGCGCCACATGCGTGTAGATGGTGGTCGTCGAAATATCGGCATGGCCCAGCAACAGCTGCACCGCGCGCAAGTCGGCGCCATGGTTCAGCAGGTGGGTGGCAAACGCGTGGCGCAAGGTATGCGGGGACAGCGGTACGTGGATGCCCGCGGCCGCCGCCTGCTTCTTCACGATCACCCAGAACATCACGCGCGTCATGCCCGCGCCGCGCGATGTCACGAACAGGTCGGGCGTCTGCTGACCATCGAGGATGACGGGCCGCGACTCCTCCAGGTAGCGCTCTATCCAGCGCCGCGCCTCGCCGCCGAACGGCACCAGGCGCTCCTTGTTGCCCTTGCCCAGCACACGCAGCACGCCGTCGTTCAGGCTCATGTCGATGGCCTTGAGCGCGACGAGCTCGCTCACGCGCAGCCCGCTCGCATACATCAGCTCGAGCATGGCGCGGTCGCGCAGCCCGAGCGGCGATTCCACGTCGGGCGCGGCCAGCAGGTCGTCCACCTGCTTTTCCGACAAGGTCTTGATGGCGCGTGGCATTTGCCGTGCGGGGGCGAGGCGCAAGCTGGGGTCGGCCGAGATGCGGCGCTCGCGCAGCGCCCAGCGGTAATAGCGCTTGAACACGGTGAGCCGCCGGTTGGCCGAGGTGGCCTTGCCCTTGGTGGAAAGCCGCACGCCCATGTAGGCCTGCAGATCGTTTTCCTTCGCGGCGTCGAGCACCGCGCCGCTGCGCTCCTTGCGAAGCCATTGCGCGAACAGCGCCAGGTCGCGCCGGT
Proteins encoded in this region:
- a CDS encoding thiolase family protein, whose translation is MKAVISAYARSPFHFAKKGALAEVRPDSLAAGVVRGLLQRTDLDPALLEDIVLGCAYPEASQGNNLARVVGLLAGLPHEVGGMTVNRFCGSSMQAVHIAAAQIEAGMGEAFLCVGVESMTMVPQGGFNFSPNPELKESTDAYISMGETAENVAQRWNVSRADQEAFAVESHRKAAAARAEGRLAGEIVPVRLASGDVIDADGCIRPSTSAEALAGLKPAFRPDGVVTAGTSSPLTDGAAVVLVTSDAFASRHNLQPLARIKSFATVGVDPAIMGIGPIPATRKALARAGLSAAELDVIELNEAFSSQALACIRDLGLDPAKVNLDGGGLAIGHPLGATGARITGKAAALLAREKGRYALATQCIGGGQGIATILERV
- a CDS encoding TetR/AcrR family transcriptional regulator; translated protein: MSSATALATGSTREQILAVARSLIETRSYLGFSFQDVADAIGIRKASLYHHFPTKEALGIAVIREATQLFKNWEAARVRAPKDALESYFRMYRNTLKAGSGMCPAGALTPGWDCINEELRQAVQELRNTQVLWLTGVLGALAPAGHKKGASAASLASYVFSVCQGALLASRMTGRVEDFDEAIAQLRSSLPG
- a CDS encoding Bug family tripartite tricarboxylate transporter substrate binding protein yields the protein MHFSSLKPSWLLAAALCASAAAQAQTVPKTIRLIVSYPAGGVSDVVARALGDRLAAQLGTTVVVDNRAGASGAIGMDAVAKSAPDGATLGFSAISPLVLSPHLGKLPFDPLKDIAPVSSVMYSPVLLIATPASKSKDFRALIADAKAQPGAVRWATSGPASLGHIVLEQVRASAGVDITHVPYKGGGQQLNDALGGQFEILSTNASPTLSSHIQSGKLRPLAVGAPARLESLPQVPTLGELGYNAANINSLFGVFAPAATPPALIAKYNAEINKALASPELRAKLTATDNVPTGGTPAAFAKEIASEFESNGRIIKAANIKAD
- a CDS encoding Bug family tripartite tricarboxylate transporter substrate binding protein, translating into MNFKNKLCAGLALAAAAGLAAAQAFPTAKPIRLIVGYPPGGGIDFAARTVQVPLLEALKQQLVVDYKPGASGMIAATELTRQPADGYTLLLANTGPFAIAPYLQSKPPYDPIKQFTYIGQISQGSYIAVTRPDHPAKNLKDFVAWAKGQPGKVNFASGGNGTSTHLNGELMNQVTGLDMTHVPYKGSAPAVQDLLGGQTQILIDAGSVLLPQVKGGKLKALAVTGPVRDPQLPDVPTVKELGLAGMESVGFQGLVGPANMPKDVVERLSSELARVLAQPEVKAKFATAGAEVHPLGPAEFAAFVKADNEKWSKLIRERKLQLD
- a CDS encoding DUF72 domain-containing protein; this encodes MNRTMPLPSLRIGCAGWSLPRGLWPNFPSEGSHLERYAQRFDAAEIDTSFYRPHRRETYERWAASTPDGFRFAVKLPQSITHEKRLLDAMPEFEAFIAQVDGLRAKLGCLVVQLPPSLAFDAGTVKRFLSALRRRHGGPVALEPRHRSWFAPEAESLLSRLHVARVLADPVLFDEAAAPGGWPGLVYLRLHGSPRRYWSAYDDALLERLASRLRLAQGEGAECWCIFDNTAGGEAVGNATTLARLLQNC
- the xerD gene encoding site-specific tyrosine recombinase XerD; protein product: MTEAAAAQTPEIDDFIDALWLEDGLSKNTLAAYRRDLALFAQWLRKERSGAVLDAAKENDLQAYMGVRLSTKGKATSANRRLTVFKRYYRWALRERRISADPSLRLAPARQMPRAIKTLSEKQVDDLLAAPDVESPLGLRDRAMLELMYASGLRVSELVALKAIDMSLNDGVLRVLGKGNKERLVPFGGEARRWIERYLEESRPVILDGQQTPDLFVTSRGAGMTRVMFWVIVKKQAAAAGIHVPLSPHTLRHAFATHLLNHGADLRAVQLLLGHADISTTTIYTHVARERLKQLHSQHHPRG